Proteins from a single region of Mytilus trossulus isolate FHL-02 chromosome 2, PNRI_Mtr1.1.1.hap1, whole genome shotgun sequence:
- the LOC134706768 gene encoding uncharacterized protein LOC134706768, with translation MENVESAVTILLIICSVVNGRDFNTVDSSFDVKRSDSTENIQATYNILIYNDHIPSQNYRPFRSRPMFPEQTLGSGGPTFDSNLRHSRIGQFDGQSDSNLRHSRIGQFDGQSDSNPRHSMIGQFDGQSESYKEAHDIERRNHYPSFSTNGNSDHRYLVRKPAQMLFNLLKNYGSFSESDFSTVYKQWFGL, from the exons ATGGAAAATGTAGAAAGCGCAGTAACAATTCTGTTAATTATCTGTTCTGTAGTTAATGGGAGGGATTTCAATACAGTTG actCATCATTTGATGTTAAAAGAAGTGACTCCACAGAGAATATTCAAGCAACATATAACATTTTGATCTATAATGATCATATTCCATCACAAAACTATAGACCTTTTAGAAGCAGACCTATGTTCCCAGAGCAAACTCTTGGTTCTGGAGGACCAACATTTGATTCAAATCTAAGACATTCCAGGATTGGTCAGTTTGATGGCCAGTCAGATTCAAATCTAAGACATTCCAGGATTGGTCAGTTTGATGGTCAATCAGATTCAAATCCAAGGCATTCCATGATTGGTCAGTTTGATGGCCAGTCAGAGTCATACAAAGAAGCACATGATATAGAGAGAAGAAATCACTATCCATCTTTCTCTACAAATGGAAACAGTGACCACAGATATCTTGTTAGGAAACCAGCACAAATGTTGTTTAACTTGTTGAAGAATTATGGTTCTTTTTCTGAATCAGATTTCAGTACTGTATATAAACAATGGTTTGGTCTGTGA
- the LOC134706766 gene encoding pseudouridylate synthase TRUB2, mitochondrial-like: protein MRFKWAPQAARLLNGVFCVYKPEGMPEKVLRQKIQANLARDLNALPCYKYEQVKKKSTEYQTKEYSHDLNDSSQLQVATEEGHSSYFTPTVTTLPSVCEDITEHRLVLGDRYIPEDFRISYVAGLHHKSSGIVVCGIGSATRNKVPLLKSAQFLRVYHVKGRFGYCTHDFSSDGPLIERTTFHHINKVLVDKVCASIQANHQKQLFEYAGVHPQSDEAYQMACRGLVRPDTRDTPPMIYGVKCIHFDLPDITLEIHAINEESVYLSKIIHDLGLRLKSSAVCPQVRRIRHGHFTVESALLRKDWKLESILDNIKLCEEYTKSDKLVSDFNIEQSSDDVKLLPQSISSEISQNSLVEKCDIIESHTLQKVNNLS from the exons ATGCGGTTCAAATGGGCTCCACAGGCAGCCAGATTGTTGAATGGAGTGTTTTGTGTATACAAACCAGAAGGAATGCCAGAGAAAGTTCTTAGACAGAAAATACAAGCCAATTTAGCTAGAG aTTTAAATGCACTTCCATGTTATAAATATGAGCAGGTGAAGAAAAAATCTACAGAATACCAAACCAAAGAATACTCACATGATTTGAATGACAGTTCTCAGTTACAGGTGGCCACAGAAGAAGGTCATAGTTCATATTTTACTCCTACAGTGACCACACTTCCATCAGTCTGTGAAGATATCACTGAACATAGGCTTG ttTTAGGTGACAGATATATTCCAGAAGATTTTAGAATCTCTTACGTGGCAGGACTGCATCATAAATCTTCAGGAATTGTGG TATGTGGAATAGGCTCAGCTACTAGAAACAAAGTTCCATTACTCAAATCAGCTCAGTTTCTCAGA gTTTACCATGTAAAAGGAAGATTTGGGTATTGTACACATGACTTTTCTTCAGATGGACCACTCATTGAAAGGACAACATTTC ATCATATAAATAAAGTACTGGTGGATAAAGTATGTGCATCTATCCAGGCAAATcatcaaaaacaattatttga ATATGCAGGTGTTCATCCACAGAGTGATGAGGCCTATCAGATGGCATGTAGAGGTTTAGTAAGACCAGACACTCGTGACACACCACCTATGATCTATGGTGTCAAGTGTATACATTTTGATCTTCCTGATATCACACTAG aaattCATGCCATAAATGAAGAAAGTGTGTACCTAAGCAAAATAATTCATGATCTTGGACTAAGATTGAAATCATCAGCAGTGTGTCCACAGGTTCGCCGTATCAGGCATGGACATTTCACTGTGGAAAGTGCATTATTACGGAAAGACTGGAAATTAGAATCTATTCTGGATAATATAAAACTTTGTGAGGAATATACAAAATCTGATAAACTTGTTTCTgattttaatattgaacagtCCAGTGACGATGTGAAACTATTACCTCAAAGTATTTCTAGTGAAATTAGTCAGAATTCTCTCGTTGAGAAATGTGATATAATAGAGAGTCACACACtacaaaaagtaaacaatttgtcataa